One Silene latifolia isolate original U9 population chromosome 4, ASM4854445v1, whole genome shotgun sequence DNA segment encodes these proteins:
- the LOC141653716 gene encoding metal-nicotianamine transporter YSL1-like, with protein sequence MLMEKVEKMEEREMGRDEKDNEEIEKEKEKEEEVTRLPPWTKQVTIRGVVASGVLGVIYSIIAMKLNLTTGLSPNLNVSAALLAFVFIRTWSKIVEKAGFRPLPFTKQENTMIQTCAVACYSIAIGGGFGSYLLGLNKTTYELAGVNTVGNTAASYRELQIGWMTAYLFVVCFVGLFVLVPLRKILIIDYKLVFPSGMATAVLINGFHTRGDQMARKQIRGFYKYFSMSFLWGCFQWFYAAKESCGFNQFPTFGLQAWKHTFYFDFSMTYVGTGMICSHLVSLSLLLGAVLSWGIMWPLINKLQGNWFPHNLPEDSMQGLNGYKVFISIALIFGDGFYNFFKVLLIILINVHARMKHKAVLNIDGKTKATSSILKQNELFERESIPMWIAGSGYLVFSIISVIALPIMFHEIKWYYIVVAYILAPSLAFCNAYGAGLTDMNMAYNYGKVALFVLAGLAGKRYGVVAGLVGCGVIKSMALVSCTLMQDLKTAHLTLTSPRSMLISQAIGTAIGCVVAPLSFFLFYKAFDVGNPNGEYKAPYALIYRNMAILGVEGFSALPRHCLQLCYGFFAFAVIIDLARDLIPPKVGKWMPLPMVMAVPFLVGGYFAIDMCVGSLVVFLWNQMNSKEAELMVPAVASGLICGEGLWSLPASLLALAKINAPICMTFLSGKP encoded by the exons ATGTTGATGGAGAAAGTGGAGAAGATGGAGGAGAGAGAAATGGGGAGAGACGAAAAAGACAATgaagaaatagaaaaagaaaaagaaaaagaagaagaagtaacGAGGCTTCCACCGTGGACTAAACAGGTGACCATCAGAGGGGTTGTGGCTAGTGGAGTGCTAGGTGTGATATACAGCATCATAGCTATGAAGCTTAACCTCACCACCGGTCTCAGCCCGAATCTCAACGTCTCTGCTGCTCTGCTTGCTTTCGTATTCATTAGGACTTGGTCTAAGATCGTTGAAAAGGCTGGCTTTCGTCCTCTTCCTTTCACTAAGCAAGAGAACACCATGATTCAGACTTGTGCTGTTGCTTGCTATAGCATTGCCATTGGag GTGGGTTTGGGTCATACCTTTTGGGTTTGAACAAGACCACTTATGAGCTGGCAGGAGTCAACACAGTGGGGAACACTGCAGCTAGTTACAGGGAGCTCCAAATCGGCTGGATGACTGCTTATCTCttcgttgtttgttttgttggaCTCTTCGTGCTCGTCCCACTTAGGAAG ATACTGATAATCGACTACAAACTGGTATTTCCAAGTGGCATGGCAACTGCTGTCCTCATAAATGGATTCCATACAAGAGGAGATCAGATGGCCAG GAAACAAATAAGGGGTTTTTACAAGTACTTTTCAATGAGCTTCTTATGGGGTTGCTTCCAGTGGTTCTACGCAGCAAAAGAGAGCTGCGGGTTCAACCAGTTCCCTACATTTGGGCTGCAAGCATGGAAGCACaccttttactttgattttaGCATGACCTATGTGGGGACAGGCATGATTTGTTCCCATCTTGTCAGCTTGTCCTTGCTCCTCGGAGCAGTGCTTTCCTGGGGAATCATGTGGCCTCTCATTAATAAGCTTCAGGGGAATTGGTTCCCTCACAATTTACCAGAGGACAGCATGCAGGGTTTGAATGGCTACAAG GTCTTCATTTCCATTGCTCTCATTTTTGGAGATGGCTTCTACAACTTCTTCAAGGTACTGTTAATCATCCTAATTAACGTCCATGCTAGAATGAAACACAAGGCTGTCCTCAATATAG ATGGTAAAACCAAAGCTACAAGCAGCATCCTAAAACAGAACGAATTGTTTGAAAGAGAAAGCATACCTATGTGGATAGCAGGGAGTGGTTACCTCGTTTTCTCCATAATCTCGGTCATTGCCCTTCCCATCATGTTTCATGAAATTAAATGGTATTATATTGTCGTAGCTTACATTCTAGCTCCGTCTTTGGCCTTCTGCAATGCATATGGAGCAGGACTAACAGATATGAACATGGCCTACAACTATGGTAAAGTAGCTCTCTTTGTGCTCGCCGGTTTAGCCGGGAAAAGATATGGAGTGGTGGCAGGACTTGTAGGATGTGGAGTCATTAAATCAATGGCCCTTGTCTCTTGTACGTTGATGCAGGATTTGAAGACGGCCCATTTAACATTAACATCCCCACGATCAATGCTGATTAGCCAGGCCATAGGCACAGCCATCGGCTGTGTCGTGGCTCCTTTGAGCTTCTTTCTGTTTTACAAAGCATTTGATGTAGGAAATCCAAATGGGGAATACAAAGCACCGTATGCGCTGATATATAGGAATATGGCCATTTTAGGGGTAGAAGGCTTCTCGGCTTTGCCTCGTCATTGTTTGCAGCTTTGTTATGGCTTCTTCGCCTTTGCAGTGATTATTGACTTGGCGAGAGATCTTATACCCCCAAAGGTTGGCAAATGGATGCCACTTCCTATGGTAATGGCGGTCCCATTTTTGGTAGGAGGGTACTTTGCCATAGACATGTGCGTAGGAAGCTTGGTCGTGTTTTTGTGGAACCAAATGAATTCCAAGGAGGCCGAGTTGATGGTACCAGCTGTGGCCTCCGGGTTGATCTGTGGGGAGGGGCTCTGGTCCCTTCCTGCTTCACTCCTTGCTTTGGCCAAAATTAATGCTCCCATCTGCATGACCTTTTTGTCCGGCAAGCCCTAG